From a region of the Candidatus Brocadia sp. genome:
- a CDS encoding DUF11 domain-containing protein: MLICMAVIFGIYGCSYQQNDFSNEKPPYAHGHLEKDPGPRHERLHKGENKATYDNQEDNRAFSAINKKSGVIFIEKSAPPEIQVNRPFDYLIKITNLTDERVHDVEVTETFSPKYKIKNTIPKSRKGPGEGTVTWSIGDLGPNEMKEIRVTGVSLETGDMPFCTDVTYNLPPLCLIATAVEPKLTITKRAPAEVLLCDSIPVTLVVSNTGTGIARNIQVRDTLPQGLKTIDGKSNIVQGIDLLRAGESREITFTAQADSPGKFENSATVVADGGLQAESSMITTVVKQPVLTIAKKGPERIYTGRDITYTIGVSNKGDGPAASSVIEDTIPGNATFVKAGQGGILSGNTVTWNLGTLLPRDSRKVSVTLQGRGLGKITNTATIKGECASQASATAVTDVIGIAAILLEVIDLADPIEVGSNETYEITVTNQGSDYSTNIRIACTLEDTMQYISSDGPTKGTCVGKTVTFDSLISLAPKAATTWKVVVKALRPGDVRFKVEMIEDCLRRPVEETEATNFYE; this comes from the coding sequence ATGCTTATATGCATGGCTGTAATATTTGGTATCTATGGCTGCAGTTACCAGCAAAACGATTTTTCGAACGAGAAACCGCCATATGCACACGGACATCTTGAAAAAGACCCAGGCCCAAGGCACGAACGTTTGCACAAGGGTGAGAACAAAGCCACGTACGATAACCAGGAAGACAACAGGGCCTTTTCCGCCATAAACAAGAAGTCCGGTGTTATCTTTATCGAAAAAAGTGCGCCTCCGGAGATTCAGGTCAACAGACCATTTGACTATCTTATCAAGATTACGAACCTTACCGATGAAAGGGTGCATGACGTTGAGGTAACCGAAACATTTTCCCCAAAATACAAAATAAAAAACACTATCCCCAAATCACGGAAAGGCCCGGGGGAAGGAACCGTAACGTGGTCAATAGGAGACCTGGGACCGAATGAAATGAAAGAAATTCGGGTAACTGGTGTCTCATTAGAAACCGGAGACATGCCGTTTTGTACCGATGTTACTTATAACTTGCCGCCACTCTGCCTTATTGCAACCGCCGTGGAGCCGAAGTTGACAATTACCAAACGTGCGCCCGCGGAGGTTTTATTATGTGATTCGATACCAGTAACTCTTGTGGTCAGTAATACTGGTACCGGCATCGCCAGGAATATCCAGGTGAGGGACACCCTGCCACAAGGATTAAAAACGATCGATGGCAAGAGCAATATTGTTCAGGGAATTGATCTGTTACGGGCAGGAGAATCACGCGAGATTACCTTTACGGCTCAGGCAGACAGCCCGGGAAAGTTTGAGAATTCGGCAACGGTGGTTGCGGACGGTGGTCTGCAAGCCGAATCCAGTATGATTACCACCGTGGTAAAACAACCAGTACTGACCATTGCCAAAAAGGGACCAGAGAGGATTTATACCGGACGCGACATTACTTACACAATCGGCGTAAGCAATAAGGGTGACGGTCCGGCAGCATCATCGGTTATTGAGGACACCATACCCGGGAACGCTACTTTTGTGAAGGCAGGCCAGGGCGGTATATTATCCGGAAACACGGTTACCTGGAATTTAGGGACTTTGCTGCCTCGCGACTCAAGAAAAGTCAGCGTGACTTTACAGGGAAGAGGTCTTGGCAAAATAACAAATACCGCAACCATTAAGGGTGAATGCGCCAGCCAGGCATCAGCAACCGCTGTTACCGACGTAATCGGGATAGCTGCTATTTTACTGGAAGTAATTGACCTGGCGGACCCCATAGAGGTTGGAAGCAATGAGACCTACGAGATTACCGTGACCAACCAGGGCTCTGATTACAGCACCAATATCAGGATCGCCTGTACCCTTGAAGATACGATGCAGTATATATCCTCCGATGGGCCAACCAAGGGAACATGCGTTGGCAAGACCGTGACTTTTGATTCTTTAATAAGCCTTGCACCAAAGGCAGCAACAACCTGGAAGGTCGTTGTGAAGGCATTACGTCCCGGAGACGTTCGCTTCAAGGTCGAAATGATCGAGGACTGTCTGAGGAGGCCAGTAGAAGAGACGGAGGCAACCAATTTTTATGAATAA
- a CDS encoding hemerythrin domain-containing protein, which translates to MFLENVLNKEIKKIIDDCPEVGRILEEYGIGCVPCSVGSCLLKDVVGIHNLDPEREATLMYRIEKAIYPDRNVSKPVIDASKKSAPKKITYSPPVKKLVDEHVLIKRLLALVPTIVDYIESSMKVDKDLVLKCVDFIRTYADKYHHMKEEDILFKYVDDKAEVIQVMYKDHDTGRGYIRQVVEGAETGNKAQIKQNLLAYRELLTQHIKKEDEILYPWIDRQLSTTQVGEMFRKCNEADASVGEELPKKYERFITDLEGKFLQEVVK; encoded by the coding sequence GTGTTTTTGGAGAATGTATTAAATAAGGAAATAAAAAAGATCATTGACGACTGTCCTGAAGTAGGCCGTATTCTTGAGGAATATGGCATTGGCTGTGTCCCCTGTTCCGTGGGCAGCTGCCTTTTGAAGGATGTTGTGGGAATCCACAATCTTGATCCGGAACGGGAAGCCACCTTGATGTACCGGATAGAAAAGGCTATTTATCCTGATAGAAATGTTTCAAAGCCGGTGATAGATGCATCAAAAAAATCTGCGCCGAAGAAGATCACGTATTCACCACCGGTCAAAAAGCTGGTTGATGAGCATGTTCTGATCAAACGGCTCCTGGCTTTAGTCCCTACCATTGTTGATTACATTGAAAGCAGCATGAAGGTGGATAAGGATCTGGTTTTAAAATGCGTTGATTTTATTCGGACCTATGCAGACAAATATCATCACATGAAGGAAGAGGATATTTTGTTTAAGTATGTAGACGATAAGGCAGAGGTTATTCAGGTCATGTATAAGGACCATGACACAGGAAGGGGTTACATCAGACAGGTTGTTGAGGGCGCTGAAACGGGGAATAAGGCGCAAATTAAGCAAAATCTGCTTGCCTATCGGGAATTGCTCACCCAGCATATTAAAAAAGAGGATGAAATTCTTTACCCGTGGATTGATCGCCAGCTATCAACAACTCAGGTCGGCGAGATGTTTCGCAAGTGTAATGAAGCGGACGCTTCGGTAGGCGAAGAGCTACCAAAAAAGTATGAGCGGTTTATTACTGATTTAGAAGGAAAATTTTTACAGGAGGTTGTGAAATGA
- a CDS encoding 4Fe-4S ferredoxin, which yields MSGCPGSRTMDFSDKTAQEGSETGKRPSQLRQWPIQMHLVSPLAPYFQGKDILLAADCTAFAFGEFHKDYLKGKSIAIACPKLDSDQEVYTEKIKALIDDAKINTLTVMIMQVPCCFGLAQIAKEGAEKATRKIPIKQVVVGLEGNILSEEWI from the coding sequence ATGAGTGGATGTCCAGGATCAAGAACCATGGATTTTAGCGACAAAACGGCCCAGGAGGGAAGCGAAACGGGAAAGCGCCCTTCTCAACTGAGGCAGTGGCCTATACAGATGCATTTGGTTTCCCCACTAGCACCCTATTTTCAGGGCAAGGATATTCTGCTGGCGGCAGACTGTACGGCTTTTGCCTTTGGAGAGTTCCATAAGGATTATCTCAAAGGAAAGAGCATCGCAATTGCCTGTCCAAAGCTCGATTCTGATCAGGAAGTTTATACTGAAAAGATCAAGGCATTGATTGACGATGCAAAGATTAATACCTTAACCGTCATGATCATGCAGGTGCCCTGTTGTTTTGGATTGGCGCAGATTGCTAAGGAAGGCGCAGAAAAGGCCACCCGCAAGATCCCGATTAAACAGGTCGTTGTCGGGCTGGAAGGAAACATCTTATCCGAAGAGTGGATTTAG